TCACAATTGGCTGATTTGTTTTGGGCAGTAAAGGCTTGTAAGGAATATTCATTTTTAAATATTTTAATTTAAATCAGTGTGTCAAAAACTTTGATAAGTTGACGAGACTAATTCTTAGTTCTTTAATATTCTTCTTAGTGATGTAATCGATTAAATTAATAAATGTAGAATATACAATTACAAAAGTAGAAATAAGATTCACATGAACAAGGAAATGTAACTTTTTGTAATCGTTTTTTTGAGGTATGTTATGTTCTGCATTAATTTTTTTACAAAGCATGTAAAAAATGTTATAAAATTTTAAAGAAAGATCATTTTAGGGTATAAATTATAAATTAAAATATTATTTTAGATTTAATCGATTACATTTGTAATTGTAGATTTTACATTTATGAATATTCATAAACATTTTTTACTAATAGCAAATACCCATTTTAAAATTTAATACCTAATAAAATGTTTTCATTACAGAATAAAAAAGCTGTTATAACCGGAGGAGGAAGCGGCATTGGCCGGGCAATTGCAGTCTTGTTTGCCAAACAGGGAGCGGAAGTTCACATTATCGATTTAACTTTAGAAAGCGCACAAGATGCAGTAGATGAGATAAAACAAGCAGGAGGAAAAGTATTTTCGTATGCATGTAATGTAGCTAAACAATCTGAAGTACAAGCCGCTTTTGAACAAATTGGAAACATCAATATTCTTATTAATAACGCTGGAATTGCTCATGTTGGTAAAGTAGATACAACTTCAGAAGCTGATTTTGACCGCGTAATGGAGGTAAACGTAAAAGGAGTTTACAACTGTTTACACGCCGCAATTCCACAGTTCAGGCTTTCTAACGGAGGCGTGATCTTAAACATGGCAT
This is a stretch of genomic DNA from Flavobacterium endoglycinae. It encodes these proteins:
- a CDS encoding SDR family NAD(P)-dependent oxidoreductase; translation: MFSLQNKKAVITGGGSGIGRAIAVLFAKQGAEVHIIDLTLESAQDAVDEIKQAGGKVFSYACNVAKQSEVQAAFEQIGNINILINNAGIAHVGKVDTTSEADFDRVMEVNVKGVYNCLHAAIPQFRLSNGGVILNMASIAAWVGITDRFAYSTAKGAVMAMTLSVARDYLSENIRCNSISPARVHTPFVDGFISKNYAGKEEEIFDKLSKSQPIGRMGKPDEVAALALYLCSEEAGFITGCDYPIDGGFIKLNN